A genomic stretch from Schistosoma haematobium chromosome 2, whole genome shotgun sequence includes:
- the PIH1D3_1 gene encoding Protein pih1d3, variant 2 (EggNog:ENOG410VEJJ~COG:S), producing the protein MLLKKPTSFSACGYKLGSSLTNEQDVGQEVSFSNEKHTPNNDKNEEFSIEQIENQMKAECNASSNKLTSNTLSTNGRNKSLTFDELLKRLPEYKLTKSGQLLNIRKDIKSEFGEQINVPSTRIIKTDYIFKNNTIDKNQLKSELITLRIYSENGLQIYNVEMHPEDTIGELYATLDHARSKTLSKTNRNYRLVAMSLLNTIENPNELCNHQMLVDLSATLVACGIVDRTTLRMELIPQELTKNQLQFDVNNALSAKRLNLWSQNESITPNGTLK; encoded by the exons ATGTTATTAAAAAAACCAACATCATTTTCAGCCTGTGGTTATAAACTCGGGAGTTCTTTAACAAATGAACAAGATGTAGGTCAGGAAGTTTCCTTCAGTAATGAGAAACACACACCAAACAATGATAAAAACGAAGAATTCAGTATTGAACA AATTGAAAATCAAATGAAAGCAGAATGTAATGCCTCATCCAATAAACTAACTTCAAACACATTAAGTACTAATGGGCGAAATAAATCTTTAACTTTTGATGAATTGCTAAAACGTTTACCGGAGTATAAATTAACAAAATCTGGTCAGCTGTTAAATATTAGAAAAGACATAAAAAGTGAATTTGGTGAACAAATTAATGTTCCGTCAACTAGAATAATTAAAACTGAttacatatttaaaaataacacaatAGACAAGAATCAATTAAAATCAGAACTTATAACATTAAGGATTTATTCGGAAAATGGTTTGCAAATTTACAATGTTGAAAtgcatccagaagatacaataGGAGAGTTATATGCAACGTTAGATCATGCTAGATCGAAAACATTATCAAAAACCAATAGAAATTATCGTCTTGTAGCTATGTCTTTACTAAACACTATTGAAAATCCCAATGAACTATGCAATCACCAAATGTTAGTTGATCTTTCTGCAACATTGGTTGCGTGTGGCATAGTAGATCGTACGACGCTTCGTATGGAACTAATTCCACAAGAATTGACGAAAAATCAATTACAGTTTGATGTTAATAATGCTTTGTCAGCTAAACGGCTAAACTTATGGAGTCAAAACGAATCAATAACACCAAATGGTACATTGAAATAA